The following are from one region of the Mycolicibacterium diernhoferi genome:
- a CDS encoding DNA-deoxyinosine glycosylase, with the protein MTDLLRGLPPLIGPAPRTLILGNMPSVLSLASGQYYGNPRNAFWRIAADILGFDPQAAYADRVEALTAHGLAVWDVLAACRRIGSLDSAVERDSMVPNDFRAFLTEHRQIRLVVFNGAAAETNYRRLVRDAPSITSVRLPSTSPAQTMAYADKLAHWRTALSG; encoded by the coding sequence GTGACCGACCTTCTGCGCGGGCTGCCGCCGCTCATCGGGCCGGCGCCGCGCACGCTGATCCTGGGCAATATGCCCAGCGTGTTGTCGCTGGCCTCGGGGCAGTACTACGGCAATCCACGCAATGCGTTCTGGCGGATCGCCGCCGACATCCTGGGATTCGACCCGCAGGCCGCCTACGCCGACCGGGTCGAGGCGCTGACCGCGCACGGTCTGGCGGTCTGGGATGTGCTGGCGGCCTGCCGCCGGATTGGCAGCCTGGACTCCGCGGTGGAGCGGGACAGTATGGTGCCCAACGACTTCCGCGCCTTCCTGACCGAACACCGGCAGATCCGACTGGTGGTGTTCAACGGTGCCGCGGCCGAGACGAACTACCGGCGACTCGTCCGGGACGCGCCCTCGATCACGAGCGTCCGGCTGCCCTCGACCAGTCCGGCCCAGACCATGGCCTACGCCGACAAACTCGCGCACTGGCGCACGGCGTTGAGCGGTTAG
- a CDS encoding cation transporter encodes MSIVLKVQGMSCGHCVSTITAAVSPLAGVSGVEVDLAAGQVTVDGTPDSAAVTAVIEDAGYDVSPAVSA; translated from the coding sequence ATGAGCATCGTTCTCAAGGTCCAAGGTATGAGTTGTGGGCACTGCGTGTCGACGATCACCGCCGCCGTCAGCCCACTGGCCGGTGTCAGCGGGGTCGAGGTCGACCTGGCCGCCGGGCAGGTCACGGTGGACGGCACCCCCGACAGCGCGGCCGTCACCGCGGTCATCGAAGACGCCGGTTACGACGTGAGTCCTGCGGTATCGGCCTGA
- a CDS encoding molybdopterin-containing oxidoreductase family protein, whose product MTAATVHTFCRYCLASCGVEVTVQDNRVRRIAADKLNPHSWHDFCAKGRTAAEVVEHPRRILAPMRRVGDGYVEADWSEALRDIADRMNRLIGSDGPEAVGAYYGNPAGYSSSNLIFMNGWLDAIGTHNRYAVGSVDQNAVHVVAQAMYGSPLMVPVSDIDDCDFFLLVGANPAVSAWNWLESAPGGWRRALERQRGGARIVVVDPVRTESADKADTHLAVRPGQDWALLLAMVKVILDAGLQHRDCTELATGSAEVRALAAAADLDDLAARCDIPRDGIECLARDFAAARTGMVITRTGVSLQESGTVAEWLGHVLNVITGRMDRPGGRRFEPGYVDTLRLAGLAQTPPHRSRVAGREMVAGAHALAELPDEITTGGPGRLRALVINSGNPVIAGPDGSRLDAALEQLDLLVAIDFVQRESHRHADWLLPAVHWLEREDLLAFTSGMHDEPFAQFGARAVAPPPQAREEWRIFVDLALAMKRPLFGARAVNGFIRASRRVAAWSGRPGLEFSPRWIDRLMIATSRKVNGRRLRWRDLRDNPHGLVLGPREFGRFRNALRTEDKLVRLAPPEFLARARDLLAAPATTPSADFPFLLGNRRNRHAMNSWLNELPGLHPSGKRNVVFIHPEDASMLGVEDGDQVRVCSARGSVQTVAALSDRPRRGLVIMEHGWGSRVFDPRGGAAPEVYGVNRNLLVGAAAMDPLSQTSALGGAHVRIERLGRAHVR is encoded by the coding sequence ATGACTGCGGCGACGGTGCACACCTTCTGCCGGTACTGCCTGGCGTCATGCGGCGTGGAGGTCACCGTGCAGGACAACCGGGTCCGCAGGATCGCCGCCGACAAACTCAACCCGCACAGCTGGCACGACTTCTGCGCCAAGGGCCGCACGGCCGCGGAGGTGGTCGAACATCCCCGCCGCATCCTGGCGCCGATGCGCCGGGTCGGCGACGGGTATGTCGAGGCCGACTGGTCAGAGGCGTTGCGGGACATCGCCGACCGGATGAACCGGCTGATCGGATCGGACGGCCCGGAGGCCGTCGGCGCCTACTACGGGAACCCGGCCGGGTACTCGTCGTCGAACCTGATCTTCATGAACGGCTGGCTGGACGCGATCGGCACGCACAACCGGTACGCGGTCGGCTCGGTCGACCAGAACGCGGTGCACGTGGTGGCCCAGGCGATGTACGGGTCACCGCTGATGGTGCCGGTCTCCGATATCGACGACTGCGACTTCTTCCTGCTGGTCGGGGCGAATCCCGCTGTCAGTGCCTGGAATTGGCTGGAGTCCGCACCGGGCGGATGGCGCCGGGCGCTGGAGCGGCAACGTGGCGGGGCACGGATCGTGGTGGTCGACCCGGTGCGCACCGAGTCCGCGGACAAGGCCGATACCCATCTCGCAGTGCGCCCGGGCCAGGACTGGGCGCTGCTGCTGGCGATGGTGAAAGTCATCCTGGACGCCGGCCTGCAGCACCGCGACTGCACCGAACTGGCCACCGGAAGTGCCGAGGTCCGCGCCCTGGCGGCGGCGGCAGACCTGGACGACCTGGCCGCCCGCTGCGATATCCCCCGCGATGGGATCGAGTGTTTGGCAAGGGATTTCGCGGCTGCCCGGACGGGTATGGTGATCACCCGGACCGGTGTGTCCCTGCAGGAGTCGGGGACCGTCGCCGAATGGCTGGGCCATGTGCTCAACGTGATCACCGGCCGGATGGACCGCCCCGGCGGGCGGCGCTTCGAGCCCGGTTATGTCGATACGCTGCGCCTCGCCGGTCTGGCGCAGACACCGCCGCACCGCAGCCGGGTCGCCGGGCGCGAGATGGTGGCCGGCGCGCACGCGCTGGCCGAGCTGCCCGATGAGATCACCACCGGCGGGCCCGGCCGGCTCCGGGCGTTGGTGATCAATTCCGGCAACCCGGTGATCGCCGGGCCGGACGGGTCCCGGCTCGATGCGGCGCTGGAGCAGCTGGATCTGTTGGTGGCCATCGACTTCGTGCAGCGGGAGAGTCACCGCCACGCGGATTGGCTGCTACCCGCCGTGCACTGGCTGGAGCGCGAGGACCTGCTGGCGTTCACCAGCGGCATGCACGACGAGCCGTTCGCCCAGTTCGGCGCCCGCGCCGTGGCCCCGCCGCCGCAGGCCCGCGAGGAGTGGCGGATCTTCGTCGACCTGGCGTTGGCCATGAAGCGTCCGCTGTTCGGCGCACGGGCCGTGAACGGGTTCATCCGGGCCAGCCGCCGAGTCGCGGCGTGGTCGGGGCGACCGGGGCTGGAGTTCAGTCCCCGCTGGATCGACCGGTTGATGATCGCAACATCACGGAAGGTCAACGGCCGCAGGCTCAGATGGCGGGATCTGCGCGACAATCCGCACGGTCTGGTGCTCGGCCCCCGCGAGTTCGGACGCTTCCGGAACGCGTTGCGTACCGAGGACAAGTTGGTGCGACTGGCCCCGCCGGAGTTCCTGGCGCGGGCACGCGATCTGCTGGCCGCGCCGGCCACCACGCCCAGCGCGGACTTCCCGTTCCTGCTGGGCAACCGACGCAACCGCCATGCCATGAACTCCTGGCTCAACGAGTTGCCCGGGCTGCATCCGTCGGGCAAGCGCAATGTCGTGTTCATCCATCCCGAGGACGCGTCCATGCTGGGCGTCGAGGACGGCGACCAGGTGCGGGTGTGCTCTGCGAGGGGGTCGGTACAGACCGTCGCGGCGCTCTCGGACCGGCCCCGCCGCGGGCTGGTGATCATGGAACACGGCTGGGGCTCAAGGGTGTTCGATCCGCGCGGCGGCGCGGCGCCAGAGGTCTACGGCGTCAACCGCAATCTGCTGGTCGGCGCCGCCGCGATGGACCCGCTGTCGCAGACCTCGGCGCTGGGGGGCGCGCACGTCCGCATCGAGCGACTCGGGCGCGCTCACGTTCGTTAA
- a CDS encoding nitroreductase family deazaflavin-dependent oxidoreductase: MPPWEKYIGLPLLLLHDKVYKATDGRIGHTIPFGPPALILHTVGAKTGLARANSLTYARDGKNYLVVASKGGEPTAPGWYHNLKKNPQVEINVGPRRFPVTARAVFPDDPEFPRLWELVNNMRGNKDRYIGYQKRTTRPIPVIVLTPND, from the coding sequence ATGCCCCCGTGGGAGAAGTACATCGGACTGCCGTTGCTGCTGCTGCACGACAAGGTCTACAAGGCGACCGACGGACGGATCGGGCACACCATCCCGTTCGGTCCGCCGGCGCTGATCCTGCACACCGTCGGCGCCAAGACCGGCCTGGCCCGGGCGAACTCGCTGACCTATGCCCGCGACGGGAAGAACTACCTGGTGGTGGCCTCCAAGGGCGGTGAGCCCACCGCCCCGGGCTGGTACCACAACCTGAAGAAGAACCCGCAGGTGGAGATCAACGTCGGCCCCAGACGCTTTCCGGTGACCGCCAGGGCGGTGTTCCCCGACGACCCGGAGTTCCCGCGGCTGTGGGAGCTGGTGAACAACATGCGCGGCAACAAGGACCGCTACATCGGATACCAGAAGCGGACCACCCGGCCGATCCCGGTCATCGTGCTGACGCCCAACGACTAG
- a CDS encoding LLM class flavin-dependent oxidoreductase, whose product MRLSVLDLVPVRTDQTTSDALAATVRLAQTADRLGYTRYWVAEHHNMASVAATSPPVLLAYLAAQTSRVRLGSGGVMLPNHAPLAVAEQFALLEAAAPGRVDLGIGRAPGSDPVTSMALRGVRAHNDEDIERFPEYLDHVAALMSADGAHVALSGGRLAQQDYVLKATPAAVGEPRLWLLGSSMYSAHLAAAKGLPYVFANHFSGQGTAEALATYRSEFRPSALTAEPVTFMTINASVAGTREEALRLLLPNLQMMARLRTGRPLGPLDLVEDAEAADLSAQEQLIVDSGLARTVVGDPAQAADQIRSVAAQFDVDEVMVSPVASAFRGTDARSAPGRDQTLELLAKELL is encoded by the coding sequence GTGCGCCTCTCTGTCCTCGACCTCGTTCCGGTCCGTACCGACCAGACCACCTCGGATGCGCTGGCGGCCACGGTGCGCCTCGCGCAGACCGCCGACCGGCTCGGATACACCCGGTACTGGGTGGCCGAGCACCACAACATGGCCTCGGTGGCGGCCACCAGCCCACCGGTGTTGCTGGCCTACCTGGCCGCCCAGACCTCCCGGGTACGCCTCGGCTCGGGCGGGGTGATGCTGCCCAACCACGCGCCGCTGGCCGTCGCCGAACAGTTCGCCCTGCTGGAGGCCGCCGCGCCGGGCCGGGTCGACCTGGGCATCGGTCGTGCGCCCGGCTCCGACCCGGTGACCTCCATGGCGCTGCGTGGGGTCCGCGCCCACAACGACGAGGACATCGAGCGGTTCCCGGAGTATCTGGATCATGTCGCCGCGCTGATGAGTGCCGACGGGGCGCACGTGGCCCTGTCCGGCGGCAGGCTCGCCCAGCAGGACTACGTCCTCAAGGCCACCCCCGCCGCGGTCGGCGAGCCCCGGTTGTGGCTGCTGGGATCCTCGATGTACTCCGCGCACCTGGCCGCCGCCAAGGGGCTGCCCTACGTGTTCGCCAACCACTTCTCCGGCCAGGGCACCGCCGAGGCGCTGGCCACCTACCGCAGCGAGTTCCGGCCCAGTGCGCTCACCGCCGAACCGGTCACCTTCATGACCATCAACGCGTCGGTGGCCGGCACCCGGGAAGAAGCGCTGCGGTTGCTGTTGCCGAACCTGCAGATGATGGCCCGGTTGCGGACCGGTCGCCCGCTGGGCCCGCTCGACCTCGTCGAGGACGCCGAGGCCGCCGACCTGTCCGCTCAGGAACAACTCATCGTGGACTCCGGGCTGGCCCGCACCGTGGTCGGCGACCCGGCCCAGGCGGCCGATCAGATCCGTTCGGTGGCAGCGCAATTCGATGTCGACGAGGTGATGGTCTCACCGGTGGCCTCGGCGTTCCGGGGCACCGACGCGCGCAGTGCGCCGGGCCGGGATCAGACGCTGGAACTGCTGGCCAAGGAACTGCTCTAG
- a CDS encoding HIT family protein, which translates to MSCVFCAITAGDAPAIRIYEDEDLLAILDIRPFTRGHTLVLPKQHTVDLTDTPPETVAAMVTLGQRIARAARISGLHADGNNIAINDGKAAFQSVFHIHLHVVPRHSGDKLSFAKGMLVRRDADREESGRLLREALAQLDEATQD; encoded by the coding sequence ATGTCCTGCGTGTTCTGCGCGATCACCGCCGGTGACGCCCCCGCCATCCGTATCTACGAGGATGAGGATCTGCTGGCGATCCTCGACATCCGGCCGTTCACCCGCGGCCACACCCTGGTGTTGCCCAAACAGCACACGGTGGACCTGACCGACACCCCACCGGAGACGGTGGCCGCGATGGTCACCCTGGGGCAGCGCATCGCGCGGGCCGCCCGGATCTCCGGCCTGCACGCCGACGGCAACAACATCGCCATCAACGACGGCAAGGCCGCGTTTCAGAGCGTGTTCCACATCCATCTGCACGTGGTGCCCCGGCACAGCGGCGACAAGCTGTCCTTCGCCAAAGGCATGCTGGTGCGCCGCGACGCCGACCGCGAGGAATCCGGGCGCCTGCTCCGTGAGGCACTGGCGCAACTCGACGAAGCCACGCAGGATTGA
- a CDS encoding DUF305 domain-containing protein: protein MRKPAIMVATAAVAALIAAGCTNQSAETSDDGHTDHDHGTSHHSGSGASPGPVDGAHDGAHNGADVMFAQHMIPHHRQAVEMSDILLLKQDVDPRVRKLAEEIKAAQAPEIEQMQSWLTSWGNPPMPDMDHGSMEGMVAPADIEKLRSAPGPEAARLFLTQMIGHHEGAITMAQTEIDDGQHEPAIAMARAIIDSQQREIDEMKQILESL from the coding sequence ATGCGCAAACCGGCCATCATGGTCGCGACGGCGGCGGTCGCCGCCCTGATCGCGGCGGGCTGTACCAACCAGTCCGCCGAGACCAGCGACGACGGACACACCGACCATGACCACGGAACCAGCCATCACAGCGGCAGCGGAGCGAGTCCCGGCCCGGTCGACGGCGCCCACGACGGCGCCCACAATGGCGCGGACGTGATGTTCGCGCAGCACATGATCCCGCACCACCGTCAGGCCGTGGAGATGTCGGACATCCTGCTGCTCAAACAGGACGTGGACCCGCGGGTTCGCAAGCTCGCCGAAGAGATCAAGGCGGCCCAGGCGCCCGAGATCGAGCAGATGCAAAGCTGGCTGACCAGCTGGGGCAACCCGCCCATGCCCGATATGGACCACGGCTCGATGGAAGGCATGGTCGCGCCGGCCGATATCGAGAAGCTGCGGTCGGCGCCGGGCCCCGAGGCCGCCCGGCTGTTCCTGACCCAGATGATCGGTCATCATGAGGGTGCGATCACCATGGCGCAGACCGAGATCGACGATGGTCAGCACGAACCGGCGATCGCCATGGCCCGCGCGATCATCGACAGCCAGCAGCGCGAGATCGACGAGATGAAGCAGATTCTGGAGTCGCTCTAG
- a CDS encoding AIM24 family protein: MSGQWLRDPEGRYEYRWYDGQNWTDQVSHQGQIGQVPLSGAPAGGPQSHDAPPHAQAYAAPQPENPAPAPGDGFAGITGDLIDGRFSEKESAAIANQNEKLLRVRLGEPFMARQGSMVAYQGNVDFAFEGGGAGRFLKKAFTGEGLPLMRCQGQGDVFLADQANYVHLLHLNNSGLSISGKNVLAFSASLDWNIERVRGGSIATGGLFNTTLRGSGWVALTTDGPPVVLNAAEAPTYADTNAVVAWSANLQTQLKTSFKAGALIGRGSGEALQVAFHGHGFVIVQPSEGVAVPVQ; encoded by the coding sequence GTGAGTGGTCAATGGTTGCGGGATCCCGAAGGGCGCTACGAGTACCGCTGGTACGACGGCCAGAACTGGACCGATCAGGTGTCCCACCAGGGCCAGATCGGCCAGGTACCGCTGAGCGGCGCGCCCGCCGGTGGACCCCAGTCCCATGACGCACCGCCCCACGCCCAGGCCTACGCCGCACCGCAGCCCGAAAACCCGGCGCCGGCCCCCGGTGACGGTTTCGCCGGGATCACCGGCGACCTCATCGACGGCCGATTCAGCGAGAAGGAATCCGCCGCGATCGCCAACCAGAACGAGAAGCTACTGCGGGTGCGCCTCGGCGAGCCGTTCATGGCGCGGCAGGGCTCCATGGTGGCCTATCAGGGCAATGTGGACTTCGCCTTCGAGGGCGGCGGCGCGGGCCGATTTCTGAAGAAGGCCTTCACCGGCGAAGGACTGCCGTTGATGCGCTGCCAGGGCCAGGGCGACGTCTTCCTGGCCGATCAGGCCAACTACGTGCACCTGTTGCACCTGAACAATTCCGGGCTGTCCATCAGCGGCAAGAACGTGCTCGCGTTCTCGGCGAGCCTGGACTGGAACATCGAGCGGGTCCGGGGCGGCAGCATCGCCACCGGCGGATTGTTCAACACCACGTTGCGGGGCAGCGGGTGGGTCGCGCTGACCACCGACGGCCCGCCGGTGGTGCTCAACGCCGCCGAGGCGCCGACCTACGCCGACACCAATGCGGTGGTGGCGTGGTCGGCGAACCTACAGACCCAGCTCAAGACCAGCTTCAAGGCCGGCGCCCTGATCGGGCGCGGGTCCGGCGAGGCGCTGCAGGTCGCCTTCCACGGTCACGGCTTCGTGATCGTGCAGCCCTCCGAAGGCGTCGCGGTCCCGGTCCAATAG
- a CDS encoding heavy metal translocating P-type ATPase gives MSTVTLDVGGMTCASCAARIEKRLNRIDGVQASVNFATEQARVDFPDTVSPEELVAAVEATGYTAALPAEAASDTAPEDDEPDESAPWRQRLTISAALSIPVVLLSMIPALQFNNWQWLAFTLASPVVVWGAWPFHRAAWANLRHGAATMDTLISVGVIAAYAWSVWALFFTHAGMPGMKMPFELISTSSEPHLYLEVAAAVTTFLLAGRYFESRAKRQSGAALKALLHMGAKDVAVLRNGAETRVPISQLAIGDVFVVRPGEKIATDGVVTAGTSAVDTSMLTGEPVPVEVGEGDTVVGATVNVGGRLQVRATHIGADTQLAQMARLVTEAQSGKAEVQRLADRVSAVFVPIVMALSVLTLLGWLFLGDGSVAAAFTAAVAVLIIACPCALGLATPTALLVGTGRGAQLGILIKGPQVLESTRRIDTVVLDKTGTVTTGRMSVVDVHVAGGESRPDIVRLVGALEHGSEHPIARAIAGYAAAQGSLPEVTDFRNHGGLGVAGMVDGHPVAAGRVAWLRDDWSLTPPEDLLAAADAAAAQGHTPIWFASDGQIRAVVVVADTIKDTAAEAISGFRALGLTPVLLTGDNRRAAETVAAVLGIERVVADVLPAGKVDEIKRLQADGRVVAMVGDGVNDAAALAQADLGLAMGTGTDVAIEASDLTLVRGDLRAAVDAIRLSRATLGTIKGNLFWAFAYNVAALPLAAAGLLNPLIAGAAMAFSSVFVVTNSLRLRRFSSTASGGPGTASPRP, from the coding sequence ATGAGCACCGTCACCCTCGATGTCGGCGGCATGACCTGCGCATCCTGCGCGGCGCGGATCGAGAAGCGGCTCAACCGCATCGACGGCGTGCAGGCCAGCGTGAACTTCGCCACCGAACAGGCCCGCGTCGACTTCCCCGACACCGTCTCCCCCGAGGAATTGGTGGCCGCGGTGGAGGCCACCGGGTACACCGCGGCACTGCCCGCGGAGGCCGCGTCCGACACCGCGCCCGAGGACGACGAACCCGACGAGTCCGCGCCGTGGCGCCAACGCCTGACGATCTCCGCGGCACTGTCCATCCCGGTTGTGCTGCTGTCGATGATCCCGGCGCTGCAGTTCAACAACTGGCAGTGGCTGGCGTTCACCCTGGCCTCCCCCGTGGTGGTGTGGGGCGCCTGGCCCTTCCACCGGGCCGCCTGGGCCAATCTGCGCCACGGTGCGGCGACGATGGACACCCTCATCTCGGTCGGCGTGATCGCCGCGTACGCCTGGTCGGTGTGGGCGCTGTTCTTCACCCACGCCGGCATGCCCGGCATGAAGATGCCCTTCGAGCTGATCTCCACCAGCTCCGAGCCGCACCTGTACCTGGAGGTGGCGGCGGCCGTCACCACCTTCCTGCTCGCCGGCCGCTACTTCGAGTCCCGCGCCAAACGCCAGTCCGGCGCCGCGCTGAAGGCGCTGCTGCACATGGGCGCCAAGGATGTCGCGGTACTGCGGAACGGGGCTGAAACACGAGTTCCGATAAGCCAACTCGCCATCGGCGACGTATTCGTGGTGCGCCCCGGCGAGAAGATCGCCACCGACGGGGTGGTCACCGCCGGCACCTCGGCCGTCGACACCTCGATGCTCACCGGTGAGCCGGTGCCCGTCGAGGTCGGCGAGGGTGACACCGTCGTCGGCGCGACGGTGAACGTGGGCGGTCGGCTCCAGGTGCGGGCCACCCACATCGGCGCCGACACCCAGCTGGCCCAGATGGCGCGGCTGGTCACCGAGGCACAGAGCGGCAAGGCCGAGGTGCAGCGGCTCGCCGACCGGGTGTCGGCGGTGTTCGTGCCCATCGTGATGGCGTTGTCGGTGCTGACCCTGCTGGGCTGGTTGTTCCTCGGGGACGGTTCGGTCGCCGCGGCGTTCACCGCCGCCGTCGCCGTCCTGATCATCGCCTGCCCGTGCGCACTCGGGCTCGCCACCCCGACCGCGCTGCTGGTCGGTACCGGCCGGGGCGCCCAGCTCGGCATCCTGATCAAGGGCCCGCAGGTGCTGGAATCCACCCGGCGGATCGACACCGTGGTGCTGGACAAGACCGGCACGGTGACCACCGGGCGGATGTCGGTGGTCGACGTGCACGTGGCCGGCGGTGAATCCCGCCCGGACATCGTCCGGCTGGTCGGCGCGCTGGAGCACGGCTCCGAACATCCGATCGCCCGCGCGATCGCCGGATACGCCGCCGCACAGGGATCGTTGCCGGAGGTCACCGACTTCCGTAATCACGGCGGGCTCGGCGTCGCCGGTATGGTCGACGGCCACCCGGTGGCCGCCGGACGGGTCGCCTGGTTGCGTGACGACTGGTCGCTGACGCCGCCCGAGGACCTACTCGCTGCCGCCGATGCGGCTGCCGCACAAGGACATACACCGATCTGGTTTGCCTCCGACGGTCAGATCCGCGCCGTCGTGGTGGTGGCCGACACCATCAAGGACACTGCCGCCGAAGCCATTTCGGGTTTCCGTGCGCTGGGCCTCACGCCGGTGCTGCTCACCGGTGACAACCGCCGCGCCGCCGAAACCGTGGCCGCCGTGCTGGGGATCGAGCGGGTGGTCGCCGATGTGCTGCCCGCAGGCAAGGTCGACGAGATCAAACGGCTGCAGGCCGACGGCCGGGTGGTCGCGATGGTCGGTGATGGCGTCAACGATGCCGCGGCACTCGCGCAGGCCGACCTGGGGTTGGCCATGGGCACCGGTACCGACGTCGCCATCGAGGCCTCCGACCTGACGCTGGTGCGCGGCGATCTGCGGGCGGCGGTCGACGCGATCCGGTTGTCACGCGCGACGTTGGGCACCATCAAGGGCAACCTGTTCTGGGCGTTCGCCTACAACGTCGCGGCACTTCCGCTGGCCGCGGCCGGGCTGCTCAATCCGCTGATCGCCGGCGCCGCGATGGCCTTCAGTTCGGTGTTCGTGGTGACCAACAGCCTTCGGCTGCGGCGGTTCTCGTCTACTGCGTCCGGCGGGCCCGGAACAGCTTCACCTCGTCCTTGA
- a CDS encoding ribosomal protein L7/L12 has translation MGLFGGSDEDLRRRVQELERRVIALERALGSGPRPTGELTEAPGVEILKPQSGVSDLVRQLAIRGDKIAAIKLLRDETGLGLREAKDVVDGLA, from the coding sequence ATGGGACTGTTCGGTGGCTCGGACGAGGATCTGCGGCGGCGGGTGCAGGAGTTGGAGCGCCGGGTCATTGCGCTGGAACGGGCGCTCGGCAGCGGGCCGCGCCCGACCGGTGAGCTCACCGAGGCGCCCGGGGTGGAGATCCTGAAGCCGCAGTCCGGTGTGAGCGATCTGGTGCGGCAGTTGGCGATCCGGGGTGACAAGATCGCGGCCATCAAGCTGCTGCGCGATGAGACCGGCCTCGGCCTGCGCGAGGCCAAGGATGTGGTCGACGGGCTGGCCTAA
- a CDS encoding adenylate/guanylate cyclase domain-containing protein encodes MGADFDIESSGLLDGLEGQARAERAELIPWLLAHGVTIEQIRESYTPVLLASRRILGDDGEYVSARQISANTGIDLALLQRIQRVLGLPRVDDPDEPVHLRVDGEIARYAQQFVEIGIDEDNLVMVVRALADGLAKTAEAMRFTSMSAVMAPGVTELEVAASSEALLQRVNPLLGPMIEDMLRLELRRTMETEAVTAGERAEGLPLPGARQVSVAFADLVGFTRLGEAVPPEELEGLANHLVELTHEVVAPPVRFIKSIGDAVMLVSPEAEPLLTATLALLDAAAADEDFPRLRVGLASGMAVSRGGDWFGSPVNLASRVTGAARPGAVLVTETVRAEVGEDTGVEWSFAGAKRLKGIKDEVKLFRARRTQ; translated from the coding sequence GTGGGTGCGGACTTCGACATCGAGTCATCCGGGCTGCTCGACGGGCTCGAGGGCCAGGCCAGAGCCGAGCGCGCCGAACTCATCCCGTGGCTGCTGGCACACGGTGTGACCATCGAGCAGATCCGGGAGTCCTATACGCCGGTGTTGCTGGCGTCGCGGCGCATCCTCGGCGATGACGGCGAGTACGTCTCGGCGCGGCAGATCAGCGCGAACACCGGAATCGATCTGGCTCTGCTGCAGCGTATTCAGCGGGTGCTCGGGCTGCCCCGGGTGGATGATCCCGATGAGCCCGTACACCTCCGGGTCGACGGTGAGATCGCCAGGTACGCACAGCAGTTCGTCGAGATTGGCATCGATGAGGACAACCTGGTGATGGTGGTGCGCGCCCTGGCCGACGGGTTGGCCAAGACCGCCGAGGCGATGCGGTTCACCTCGATGTCGGCGGTGATGGCGCCCGGTGTCACCGAACTGGAGGTGGCGGCCTCCTCCGAAGCGCTTCTGCAACGGGTGAATCCACTGCTCGGGCCGATGATCGAGGACATGCTGCGCCTCGAGTTGCGGCGCACCATGGAGACCGAGGCGGTCACCGCGGGGGAGCGCGCCGAGGGACTGCCGCTGCCGGGTGCCCGGCAGGTCAGCGTGGCGTTCGCGGATCTGGTGGGCTTCACCAGGCTGGGGGAGGCGGTGCCGCCCGAGGAACTGGAGGGGTTGGCCAATCACCTCGTCGAGCTCACCCACGAGGTGGTGGCCCCGCCGGTCCGGTTCATCAAATCGATCGGCGACGCGGTGATGCTGGTCAGCCCGGAGGCCGAACCGTTGTTGACCGCAACGCTGGCCTTGCTGGACGCGGCCGCCGCGGACGAGGACTTCCCCCGGTTGCGGGTGGGCCTGGCCTCCGGGATGGCCGTCAGCCGGGGCGGTGACTGGTTCGGCAGCCCGGTCAATCTGGCCAGCCGGGTGACCGGCGCGGCTCGGCCCGGTGCGGTGCTGGTGACCGAGACGGTGCGCGCGGAGGTCGGTGAAGACACCGGCGTCGAATGGTCCTTTGCCGGCGCCAAACGACTCAAGGGCATCAAGGACGAGGTGAAGCTGTTCCGGGCCCGCCGGACGCAGTAG